A window of Cheilinus undulatus linkage group 1, ASM1832078v1, whole genome shotgun sequence contains these coding sequences:
- the LOC121513619 gene encoding aminopeptidase N-like: protein MVYYITKTVGLGLVLLASVAMVTTVAPSIDHDREEALHLGAAGDGAARGILPSPTIPAKKDVWDQHRLPDSLIPVSYDVTLWPRLMPDDNGMYIFTGHSTVHFSCVKETNLIIIHSKKLNLTSFDGNLAKLTSLTENSAPAILKSWLVVETEFLVLQLQQALTAGATYSLYTEFVGELADDLQGFYRSEYKEDGVEKVAATSQMQATHARKAFPCFDEPAMKAVFNVSVIHDPNTVALSNGREIATEDSIIDGVLVRKTTFEPTRRMSSYLLALIVCDFTSIQLTQSEDVLVRIWARKKAIDDGQGEYALKVTEPILQFYEQYYSVSYPLSKSDQIALPDFGAGAMENWGLITYRETALLYDPFMSSNGNKERVTTVIAHELAHQWFGNLVTVRWWNDLWLNEGFASYVSYLGADHAEPTLNIIDMFILKEMHRVFAVDALASSHPLTCREDEVNTPAQISEMFSTISYSKGASVIRMLSEFLSEPVFARGLSSYLNTFAFSNTVYKDLWDHLQQAVDNTPNMQIPCTIHDIMNRWTLQMGFPVVTVDTQTGSITQKHFLLDPDSVVERTSEFNYTWIVPIKWMKTGVEQQQYWLLDKTDANDEMRVSGEDWILFNTNASGYFRVNYDLHNWDRLLALLNTNHEAVSVINRAQIIDDAFNLARAKIITTTLALRTTKYLSMERDYIPWMSALGNLKYYILMFDRTEVYGALQAYLKKQIQPLFEHFKKITDNWTKVPAGHTDQYNQINAIRMACSTNVEGCRDLVKGWFRQWMENPQNNPIHPNLKGVVYCNAIAYGGVEEWEFAWKMFKETSLATESNKLLSAMACSREPWLLNRYLDYSLDPTKIRKQDATLTISSIAGNVVGMPLAWNFIRARWSYIFEQYGKGSFSFADLINGITPRFSTEFELQELKKFKDDNIDAGFGSATLAMEQAIEKTTANIKWVTENKADVLKWFTEESI, encoded by the exons ATGGTCTACTACATCACCAAAACTGTTGGCCTGGGGTTGGTCTTGTTGGCCTCCGTTGCTATGGTTACAACTGTAGCTCCGTCCATTGACCATGACAGGGAGGAGGCCCTGCACCTAGGTGCAGCTGGGGATGGAGCAGCAAGAGGCATCCTCCCATCTCCCACCATCCCAGCCAAGAAGGATGTCTGGGACCAGCACAGACTCCCAGACTCCCTCATTCCTGTGTCCTACGATGTGACCCTGTGGCCCCGGCTGATGCCTGATGACAACGGCATGTACATCTTCACAGGACATTCAACTGTGCACTTCAGTTGTGTGAAGGAAACAAATCTCATCATCATCCACTCCAAAAAGCTGAACCTCACCAGCTTCGATGGGAACCTTGCTAAGTTAACTAGCCTGACTGAAAACTCTGCACCTGCTATTCTGAAGTCCTGGCTTGTTGTAGAGACAGAGTTTCTGGTTCTGCAGCTGCAACAGGCACTCACAGCTGGAGCAACATATTCCCTTTATACTGAATTTGTGGGGGAGCTGGCGGATGACCTGCAGGGCTTCTACAGGAGTGAATACAAGGAGGATGGAGTGGAGAA AGTTGCTGCAACCTCACAGATGCAGGCGACGCATGCCAGGAAGGCCTTCCCTTGCTTCGATGAGCCAGCCATGAAGGCCGTCTTCAATGTTTCCGTCATCCATGACCCAAACACTGTGGCTCTGTCTAACGGCAGGGAAATAG CCACTGAGGACTCTATCATCGATGGTGTGCTGGTTAGAAAGACAACATTCGAGCCCACAAGAAGAATGTCGTCATATCTGCTGGCACTGATCGTCTGTGACTTTACTAGCATTCAGTTAACACAAAGTGAAGATGTTTTG GTTCGAATCTGGGCCAGAAAAAAAGCCATCGATGACGGACAGGGTGAATATGCTCTAAAAGTCACAGAGCCGATCCTTCAGTTTTATGAGCAGTACTACAGTGTATCGTATCCACTCTCAAAGTCAG ATCAGATCGCTTTGCCGGACTTCGGTGCTGGGGCGATGGAGAACTGGGGTCTGATCACATACAGAGAGACGGCTCTTCTCTACGACCCCTTCATGTCCTCCAATGGAAACAAAGAGAGAGTGACAACTGTGATCGCTCATGAACTCGCACACCAG TGGTTTGGAAACTTGGTGACTGTGCGGTGGTGGAATGACCTGTGGCTGAATGAGGGCTTTGCATCATACGTGTCGTACCTTGGAGCCGACCATGCTGAACCCACCCTGAACATT ATAGACATGTTCATTCTGAAAGAGATGCACAGAGTGTTTGCTGTGGACGCCCTTGCCTCTTCTCATCCACTCACATGCAGAGAAGACGAGGTCAACACCCCTGCACAGATCAGCGAGATGTTCAGCACCATCTCCTACAGCAAG GGAGCGTCTGTGATCAGGATGCTGTCTGAGTTTCTCTCCGAGCCTGTGTTTGCAAGAGGACTCAGT TCATACCTGAACACATTTGCTTTCAGCAACACAGTGTACAAAGACTTATGGGACCATCTCCAGCAG GCCGTTGACAACACACCAAATATGCAGATTCCTTGCACCATCCATGACATCATGAACCGCTGGACTCTTCAGATGGGCTTCCCGGTGGTCACTGTCGACACTCAGACAGGAAGTATTACTCAGAAACACTTCCTGTTGGATCCAGACTCTGTAGTGGAAAGAACCTCTGAGTTCAA TTACACCTGGATTGTCCCCATTAAATGGATGAAGACAGGGGTGGAGCAACAACAGTACTGGCTCCTTGACAAGACAG ATGCCAACGATGAGATGAGAGTTTCAGGAGAGGACTGGATTCTGTTTAACACAAATGCATCAGGGTACTTTAGAGTCAACTATGATCTCCACAACTGGGATCGTCTCCTCGCTCTGCTCAACACCAACCATGAA GCTGTATCAGTCATCAACAGAGCACAGATCATAGATGATGCATTCAACCTAGCAAG AGCAAAAATAATCACTACAACACTGGCCTTGAGAACAACCAAATACCTGTCCATGGAGAGAGACTACATCCCCTGGATGTCAGCTCTGGGAAACCTCAAGTACTACATCCTCATGTTTGACCGCACTGAGGTTTATGGAGCTTTACAG GCATACCTCAAGAAACAAATCCAGCCACTTTTTGAGCACTTCAAGAAAATTACAGACAACTGGACCAAAGTTCCTGCAGGACACACTGATCA gTATAATCAGATCAATGCCATTCGTATGGCCTGCAGTACAAATGTGGAGGGTTGCAGAGACCTGGTTAAAGGCTGGTTCAGACAGTGGATGGAAAATCCACAGAACAATCC CATCCATCCCAACCTGAAGGGCGTAGTTTATTGCAATGCCATAGCTTATGGAGGAGTGGAAGAATGGGAATTTGCCTGGAAAATGTTCAAGGAAACCTCTCTGGCAACTGAATCCAACAAGCTACTATCAGCTATGGCCTGCTCAAGAGAACCCTGGCttttgaacag GTATCTGGATTACTCTCTAGACCCGACCAAGATCCGTAAACAGGACGCCACCTTGACCATCTCATCCATCGCTGGAAATGTTGTGGGGATGCCACTGGCCTGGAACTTTATCAGAGCCAGATGGAGCTACATTTTTGAGCA gtATGGAAAAGGATCGTTCTCCTTTGCTGATCTCATCAATGGAATCACACCAAGATTTTCCACAGAGTTTGAGTTGCAGGAG CTGAAGAAATTTAAAGATGACAACATCGATGCTGGTTTTGGCTCTGCTACCTTGGCCATGGAGCAGGCAATAGAGAAGACCACGGCAAACATCAAGTGGGTGACGGAGAACAAAGCCGATGTGCTGAAATGGTTCACTGAGGAGTCCATATAA